A genomic region of Macaca thibetana thibetana isolate TM-01 chromosome 14, ASM2454274v1, whole genome shotgun sequence contains the following coding sequences:
- the RASSF7 gene encoding ras association domain-containing protein 7 isoform X2 → MLLGLAAMELKVWVDGIQRVVCGVSEQTTCQEVVIALAQAIGQTGRFVLVQRLREKERQLLPEECPVGAQATCGQFASDVQFVLRRTGPSLAGRPSSDNCPPPERCPIRASLPAKPRAALGCEPRKTLTPGPALSLSHPGPAASVTPTPGCCTDLRGLELRVQRNAEELGHEAFWEQELRREQAREREGQARLQALSAATAEHAARLQALDAQARALEAELQLAAEAPGPPSPMASATERLRQDLAVQERQSAEVQGSLALVSRALEAAERALQAQAQELEELNRELRQCNLQQFIQQTGAALPPPPRPDRGPPGTQGPLPSAREESLLGTPPPSPMLVPSLGPEVAPMKQNWR, encoded by the exons ATGTTGTTGGGGCTGGCGGCCATGGAGCTGAAGGTGTGGGTGGATGGCATCCAGCGTGTGGTCTGTGGGGTCTCGGAGCAGACCACCTGCCAGGAAGTGGTCATCGCACTGGCCCAAGCAATAG GCCAGACTGGCCGCTTTGTGCTTGTGCAGCGGCTTAGGGAGAAGGAGCGGCAGCTGCTGCCAGAGGAGTGTCCAGTGGGCGCCCAGGCCACCTGCGGACAGTTCGCCAGTGATGTCCAGTTTGTCCTGAGGCGCACAGGGCCCAGCCTGGCTGGGAGGCCCTCCTCAGACAACTGTCCACCCCCGGAACGCTGCCCAATTCGTGCCAGCCTCCCTGCAAAGCCACGGGCAGCGCTGGGCTGTGAGCCCCGCAAAACACTGACCCCCGGGCCAGCCCTCAGCCTCTCACACCCTGGGCCTGCGGCCTCTGTGACACCCACACCAGGTTGCTGCACAGACCTGCGGGGCCTGGAGCTCAGGGTGCAGAGGAACGCTGAGGAGCTGGGCCACGAGGCCTTCTGGGAACAGGAACTGCGTCGGGAGCAAGCCCGGGAGCGAGAGGGACAGGCACGCCTGCAGGCGCTAAGTGCGGCCACTGCTGAGCATGCCGCCCGGCTGCAGGCCCTGGATGCTCAGGCCCGTGCCCTGGAGGCTGAGCTGCAGCTGGCAGCGGAGGCCCCTGGGCCCCCCTCACCTATGGCATCTGCCACTGAGCGCCTGCGCCAGGACCTGGCTGTTCAGGAGCGGCAGAGTGCGGAGGTGCAGGGCAGCCTGGCTCTGGTGAGCCGGGCCCTGGAGGCTGCAGAGCGAGCCCTGCAG GCTCAGGCTcaggagctggaggagctgaACCGGGAACTCCGTCAGTGCAACCTGCAACAGTTCATCCAGCAGACCGGGGCTGCGCTGCCACCGCCCCCACGGCCTGACAGGGGCCCTCCTGGCACTCAG GGCCCTCTGCCTTCAGCCAGAGAGGAGTCCCTCCTGGGCACCCCCCCCCCGAGTCCCATGCTGGTGCCCAGCCTAGGCCCCGAGG TGGCCCCCATGAAGCAGAACTGGAGGTAG
- the RASSF7 gene encoding ras association domain-containing protein 7 isoform X1 codes for MLLGLAAMELKVWVDGIQRVVCGVSEQTTCQEVVIALAQAIGQTGRFVLVQRLREKERQLLPEECPVGAQATCGQFASDVQFVLRRTGPSLAGRPSSDNCPPPERCPIRASLPAKPRAALGCEPRKTLTPGPALSLSHPGPAASVTPTPGCCTDLRGLELRVQRNAEELGHEAFWEQELRREQAREREGQARLQALSAATAEHAARLQALDAQARALEAELQLAAEAPGPPSPMASATERLRQDLAVQERQSAEVQGSLALVSRALEAAERALQAQAQELEELNRELRQCNLQQFIQQTGAALPPPPRPDRGPPGTQGPLPSAREESLLGTPPPSPMLVPSLGPEGMSVLHLPLGHWALLWLQPPQPVSSRSGPHEAELEVAAAPAPEWCPLAAQPQPL; via the exons ATGTTGTTGGGGCTGGCGGCCATGGAGCTGAAGGTGTGGGTGGATGGCATCCAGCGTGTGGTCTGTGGGGTCTCGGAGCAGACCACCTGCCAGGAAGTGGTCATCGCACTGGCCCAAGCAATAG GCCAGACTGGCCGCTTTGTGCTTGTGCAGCGGCTTAGGGAGAAGGAGCGGCAGCTGCTGCCAGAGGAGTGTCCAGTGGGCGCCCAGGCCACCTGCGGACAGTTCGCCAGTGATGTCCAGTTTGTCCTGAGGCGCACAGGGCCCAGCCTGGCTGGGAGGCCCTCCTCAGACAACTGTCCACCCCCGGAACGCTGCCCAATTCGTGCCAGCCTCCCTGCAAAGCCACGGGCAGCGCTGGGCTGTGAGCCCCGCAAAACACTGACCCCCGGGCCAGCCCTCAGCCTCTCACACCCTGGGCCTGCGGCCTCTGTGACACCCACACCAGGTTGCTGCACAGACCTGCGGGGCCTGGAGCTCAGGGTGCAGAGGAACGCTGAGGAGCTGGGCCACGAGGCCTTCTGGGAACAGGAACTGCGTCGGGAGCAAGCCCGGGAGCGAGAGGGACAGGCACGCCTGCAGGCGCTAAGTGCGGCCACTGCTGAGCATGCCGCCCGGCTGCAGGCCCTGGATGCTCAGGCCCGTGCCCTGGAGGCTGAGCTGCAGCTGGCAGCGGAGGCCCCTGGGCCCCCCTCACCTATGGCATCTGCCACTGAGCGCCTGCGCCAGGACCTGGCTGTTCAGGAGCGGCAGAGTGCGGAGGTGCAGGGCAGCCTGGCTCTGGTGAGCCGGGCCCTGGAGGCTGCAGAGCGAGCCCTGCAG GCTCAGGCTcaggagctggaggagctgaACCGGGAACTCCGTCAGTGCAACCTGCAACAGTTCATCCAGCAGACCGGGGCTGCGCTGCCACCGCCCCCACGGCCTGACAGGGGCCCTCCTGGCACTCAG GGCCCTCTGCCTTCAGCCAGAGAGGAGTCCCTCCTGGGCACCCCCCCCCCGAGTCCCATGCTGGTGCCCAGCCTAGGCCCCGAGGGTATGTCTGTGCTCCACCTCCCCCTGGGGCACTGGGCCCTCCTGTGGCTGCAGCCACCTCAGCCTGTGTCCTCCCGCAGTGGCCCCCATGAAGCAGAACTGGAGGTAGCAGCAGCTCCTGCCCCAGAGTGGTGTCCTCTGGCAGCCCAACCCCAGCCTCTGTGA
- the RASSF7 gene encoding ras association domain-containing protein 7 isoform X3 — protein sequence MLLGLAAMELKVWVDGIQRVVCGVSEQTTCQEVVIALAQAIGQTGRFVLVQRLREKERQLLPEECPVGAQATCGQFASDVQFVLRRTGPSLAGRPSSDNCPPPERCPIRASLPAKPRAALGCEPRKTLTPGPALSLSHPGPAASVTPTPGCCTDLRGLELRVQRNAEELGHEAFWEQELRREQAREREGQARLQALSAATAEHAARLQALDAQARALEAELQLAAEAPGPPSPMASATERLRQDLAVQERQSAEVQGSLALVSRALEAAERALQAQAQELEELNRELRQCNLQQFIQQTGAALPPPPRPDRGPPGTQWPP from the exons ATGTTGTTGGGGCTGGCGGCCATGGAGCTGAAGGTGTGGGTGGATGGCATCCAGCGTGTGGTCTGTGGGGTCTCGGAGCAGACCACCTGCCAGGAAGTGGTCATCGCACTGGCCCAAGCAATAG GCCAGACTGGCCGCTTTGTGCTTGTGCAGCGGCTTAGGGAGAAGGAGCGGCAGCTGCTGCCAGAGGAGTGTCCAGTGGGCGCCCAGGCCACCTGCGGACAGTTCGCCAGTGATGTCCAGTTTGTCCTGAGGCGCACAGGGCCCAGCCTGGCTGGGAGGCCCTCCTCAGACAACTGTCCACCCCCGGAACGCTGCCCAATTCGTGCCAGCCTCCCTGCAAAGCCACGGGCAGCGCTGGGCTGTGAGCCCCGCAAAACACTGACCCCCGGGCCAGCCCTCAGCCTCTCACACCCTGGGCCTGCGGCCTCTGTGACACCCACACCAGGTTGCTGCACAGACCTGCGGGGCCTGGAGCTCAGGGTGCAGAGGAACGCTGAGGAGCTGGGCCACGAGGCCTTCTGGGAACAGGAACTGCGTCGGGAGCAAGCCCGGGAGCGAGAGGGACAGGCACGCCTGCAGGCGCTAAGTGCGGCCACTGCTGAGCATGCCGCCCGGCTGCAGGCCCTGGATGCTCAGGCCCGTGCCCTGGAGGCTGAGCTGCAGCTGGCAGCGGAGGCCCCTGGGCCCCCCTCACCTATGGCATCTGCCACTGAGCGCCTGCGCCAGGACCTGGCTGTTCAGGAGCGGCAGAGTGCGGAGGTGCAGGGCAGCCTGGCTCTGGTGAGCCGGGCCCTGGAGGCTGCAGAGCGAGCCCTGCAG GCTCAGGCTcaggagctggaggagctgaACCGGGAACTCCGTCAGTGCAACCTGCAACAGTTCATCCAGCAGACCGGGGCTGCGCTGCCACCGCCCCCACGGCCTGACAGGGGCCCTCCTGGCACTCAG TGGCCCCCATGA